In the genome of Parasteatoda tepidariorum isolate YZ-2023 chromosome 10, CAS_Ptep_4.0, whole genome shotgun sequence, the window acaaaaaaaaaggttgagaatcactgcccTAAACTGTGTCCTATAGATAAAGCCCATGAAATCATgcgattttaaattaagaagtaCCACTTCAGGATTGTAGAACAGTTAGCTCACAAGTTAGAAGATCAATATATAAGCAGGAGCGATCTTAGTAAAGTCCTAACACATGGCATTAAACCTGAAGGTGTTTGCTGCGGAGCTTAGCGAGCATTTGTTGCTTGTTTTAATCAGTATTGTTTACAATAGGAATGTACAACCTGCAGCTCTTGAGTGGTCTATGCGCTGTACCCATCTGCCCCCTCCCCAAAAAAAGAAGCAGGAAAAATACAtaactaataagaaaattttgaaattttttttaaactttcaactaaatttaaaaaatatactgaatatattttaaaaatatactgaaattttaaaaatatactgaatatatatatactgaaatattcacacaaaaatttcaaaacagaaaaatactaaatcaaagtgtcagaaaattttaatcttataacAATTTGatctctgaaaaaaaatgttcatttaccAAAACATGNgaaattttctttaaactttcaactaaattttaaaaatatatatatactgaaatattcacacaaaaatttcaaaacagaaaaatactaaatcaaagtgtcagaaaattttaatcttataacAATTTGatctctgaaaaaaaatgttcatttaccAAAACATGTCTAAATAAATGTAGCTCAGGATTTATATGATtgatataatgtatatatttttcataaagtagaaggaaagaagaaattaattttttcatagaaaagtaatataatttcactttatttaagacaaagtaaacaaaataatcaatttttaattaaaaatttttacatataatttgtaaataatataatcatTGTTCTTagtcttgattttttaaacaaatcaatataGATCTCGTTACACAAAGAAATAGTTAAGTTTTTGgagaacaaaaaatgaaaaaaaaaaaaacacatactGAAATGTTTGTATGttcttgttaatattttttttaatttagtgtatTTGTCGTAGTTATTAAATGCAGGCCCGTCCCCAACGGGGGGGTGAGAGGGGTGTCTCACCCCCCCAGCAATATGATCCAGTCGGCAAATTCAGGTTGAGTTcggcatttcttttttttttttttacaagccAAAATCCCGATTTTGCCGAAATTCTTTCATTGTCGGATATTTCATCGGTGATGATATTTAAACGGATTTCAATGTTATCTGAATTTCGTTTCGGGATCCCTGACCCGACTCGGCAAATCTCTCTGTGAAATGTGTTNAACACAAATTCTTACAGATCTCTTTGGCTAATAACTTCTAATgtctaattaaagaaataaataaaactacaatacttattttactttatattaatattcgcattatagtgaataaaaaattttgttctcaaatcttaatagttcaataatgaaatataaataaactgaatCTATTGTAGCCTCCAGTtctcttttcaattattaaaataatcaatattccttaattatattttaaaataagaaattatacttACACAACTTTGTGCTGTAATCTAAGTACTTTATCCTTAGTCTGTGCAATGTGACTATCAATTCTGATTAAAAAGTCTGCAgcactttcttctttttctacGCCATTTAACCCATTATTAGTTGTAATACTtgcatttaattgaatatctgATAAGTCAATACTAGTTTggcaattaataaaagaatgacCATTTTGATTTTCACTAGGATGTTTCACTGGAGATGTCTGTGGAGTCTGTGGTGCAGAAGATATGGAAGAAACGATAAAAGCTTCTTGGTCTACAGGAATGTCTAAGGAGGAACGTAGAAAAAGACTATCAGCAGTCCACATTTTGTTAGCTCTTTTTATCTGTTCCATCtacacaatgaaaaataaagtttaacatgtaaataaaatttatattgaacacgagactaaattaaaatattgattattatcgacaatgtcaacttgcatctatgaaaagatactccaacatagaatcgagttggaatgccttatatactagtgaattaaaatagtatttttatagtGGTAGACGCACTATAGTACTCCCCCgtcagaattatatctgtgacaGAATTTGATcaatggataccactagttgttTCACtgctgtttttgtgagaagccgggagagctgtattaagatcaccgtacgtTTAAATGCTGATCGTGATAATTGCATTAAGTTCATGGTCATGGTCGCTTcggtgttgccattagcagtcgagtgtatacaggTTGACATGGTGATCGACACTGAAtagcaacagcgcgaggaggtGGAGAATATCTCAGTCataagtagcaagtcaactgctTAATggggaccatccatcgaagtaggcgtgtcaAATCAAAGTGGGACTTTCTGTCAAGGTAGGTGTGTTCACATCAAGTCCGGGTTATCAATGTGGGGACAGTATTTATAGACAATTTCGactttcatctatcaaaaggtaccccaacatagaatcgagttaacatgtcttatgtaCTAGTGAATTACAGTTGTACATTCATAGTGGTAGATGCactacaatttattattactttgcaTATTAGATTTACAGCACATTTCGTTTTATTAGAacatacgaaaaaaataataagaacatAATGAACGTACTATACAAAAATGTTCCCCCCCCCCACCTAAAAAATTAACTAGTTTTTCTTAActcagtaataaaatataatatgaaatatgttaattGCTCCATATaaggtgttttattttatatatccaAGGTGTTTACAACTAGGAAATGTAACAAATGTTTCATAAGGCTGTTAGAAAgattgaagattttattttacttaattttcaataattaaattatacagtTTTAACATCtggatacatttaaaaatatattttggtaaatagaaattaagtcaaaacaatttacttttcaatctTTCTCtaccatttattaaattttccctCATTAAGGCCGCCCAgagatacatatatatatataaaattgtctACATGCTTTATTAGTTGCGTGGGGAGGATCTTACTGACAATATCAACCatcatctatcaaaaagtacctcaagatagatttaaaatgtcttaaatactactaaatttgaatttaatgattGTAGTGTTAGTTACTTCACAATACTCCTACACCTTAATTtcatctgtgatagaattcaatgaaTGGATTACACTCATggattcattgttattttttgcgaGAATCCTGGAGAGCAGTATTAAGATAACTGGACCTTGAATGCTGATTGTGAGGGCTGTACTAAGAACATGGTTGTGTGCACTGTCGCTGCTATGTCCTATTAGCAGTCTAGTGTATGCAGGTGAATGTTGTGTGTGattgagactgagtagcaaTAGCCTGAGGGGGACAAAGTTGCAGTCATAAATCACaagtcaactgtttaatgtgtaCTAACCATCAAAGTAggtatgtttatatttatgtgTGTGTTATTGGCATATATAGATCACGTTCAAAAACCACCAACGTAGGACTAGGCTATCAAAAGTTACGTCCTGATGTAATCAAGTTAACATTTCTTAGATAATACTGAATTGGAATTGAATAATAGTAGTAGTTATGCTacagttgtttaaaaataatgcatattcaGATTTGAATGAGCATAGGATCGCAAATAACATTTACCAGCAAACTTAATTTTAGTGTTATAAAGTTAACATAGAACTGAACAAatcaagaataaattaaattgaagttaaGTATTAGATATACCTTATCACAAACAGCTCactcaaatttaagaattgcttaattactttttaatccAATATACTAAAccttgaaaaatgattttattaacatCTTAAATTGTTGACTGCtgcatacataattttaaaaaatatttagaaattaaaatatataataagatagCAAACTATTGTCAACTTGAAAAAGCAGAAGTTTTaagtgctttaattttaaatcaaactctAAGCAAAAATCTTCAaagaaaaacactattttctCAAATTCACAGAAAAAAGTTGCATGTTAAGATATGTTTCATACctaaatttatgaattgtaaattaaaaattcaatcgaTGGTTCTAAAAGTTGTAGTTCTGAAACATAAAGACACTATAAAATTCAGCTTCCAGGTTCAATACAgggtaaaaaattacttaacctCAAATTTGACATGCAGTTTATTAAGCACCTAGCTAACAAgtcaaattaatgtttaaaaaaaaaaaattaaactgtaacttgaaatatcaaaCACTAAACATTACAGAAGCATATACATTCTAAATTCATTAATGATAtataattcaagttttaatCTAAGTTCTGCATTCATTGTTAAACACATTTacaaagattattaaaaattgcagaaatgTTAAATTGATGTAATTTACAAAGCAGGTCTGGAAAGATAGAAGAGATACTAAATTAAAGTTACAGCTATGAACTTAAATTTGTAGGCTAGAAAAtcccaaatttgaaaaatgttcgaGAATTATGTCCTCAGCGAAAAACTTTAGAAATGCAAAGGGCAAAAACACAAATTCTTACAGatgtagaataaaattaaatttcattataagaaATCAATTCTTTCtaataaattagcaaatttgGGAATATTTCCGTGTAAAACATTTGACAATTAGATAAAAATCGTATTTTCTTCAACAGGTCTATGCGTTCTACTTTTTTCTGATTAAGTGCAAAACTAGGTCGAAGGTCAGTTCAGAAAAattcaactaataaaatttgaaattaaatagttaataaaagcaGAACAAATTTACAACATTAAAGCAGCGTTTATCATTTGTAAATAACGATATTCAAGAAGGGAGGACAaacgtaaataaacaaaaacttacaGTAACTCCATATCGAAGAGCTAATCCCTGCAGAGTATCACCAGGTTGGACAATATGTTTAATgtgtttttcagttttcattCCTTCTTTTGCCATACTTCCATATCTTACATGCTTCTTCGCATAACTACTGAGCGAAATCTTCTCCTGTGGCTCTGCAATAGTCGCCATGTCCATGTCTACTCATAAATAACTCTAAACTGTTGCCAGATTTTAGTTTCGATTTTAGTTATCTACTCCGATTAGCTGTTAAATGAGCCTCAACTGAAATCTTAGGGAACTTTCGGACTGTAACATTTGATCGCAGCTACATCTGATTCCAAACAATCGTGTTAGTTTTCaagtgcaatttaaatttagagcTGGAATAAAGTTCACGCCGgcattttttctacttttcatttcattcacaCATCATTTGTACTTTCTTTTCACACGTCACTGCTGATGACCATTATAATGATGTCCAATACCTTGATTTTGTGAAAGGAAACTAATTCCCGTCACTGGTCGCTAGACTTATTAGTTTTTTCTAATGTACTATGTCGCACAGTAGGCTGATCGTAGGACACGGTTCTCAGTTGATCATAGAAATTAAGCACCACTGGTTGCTGTTAGTGAGCTGGTGGTGGACCACTTTAATTAGCCGGCGAAGGGACCAAGAATGCGTGGTGTCAATCCTCGCTTAACTGTTCCATCATAAAATCCTTGACTTCACGTTTAAGccatcgggctaccgaagagggAAACCCACGCCTCTGCAGagtatcaaaattgtgatggcatgttttcgtATCTTCGGGATTTTTCTCCGACCGCtaccaatagcctattgtgcagctctggTAATAACATCCAAATTATTGTAtaacatgaaattataattacttga includes:
- the LOC107446391 gene encoding lysM and putative peptidoglycan-binding domain-containing protein 2, which codes for MDMATIAEPQEKISLSSYAKKHVRYGSMAKEGMKTEKHIKHIVQPGDTLQGLALRYGVTMEQIKRANKMWTADSLFLRSSLDIPVDQEAFIVSSISSAPQTPQTSPVKHPSENQNGHSFINCQTSIDLSDIQLNASITTNNGLNGVEKEESAADFLIRIDSHIAQTKDKVLRLQHKVVYSEDDLHNSRDGFSPRMSYQYQTTSLTGSSSLSNLNVDPSIAPQPVIMTKGRKVKSSLKKLERQQDEIFEL